One Alligator mississippiensis isolate rAllMis1 chromosome 1, rAllMis1, whole genome shotgun sequence genomic window carries:
- the LOC102564652 gene encoding lysozyme g isoform X2 translates to MILFHMAYSAKSVLHKFNFLFPHCNFQPLKRETQEQKSADHQATMSDPSEHYGKLMDVDTTGASIETGKQEGLSYGGVTASEKIAERDLKNLQKYETKIKNVGKKLGVDPALIAAIISRESHGGIVLKDGWGDGGNGFGLMQVDKRHHEIVGTWDSEEHITQGTEILCGMIKDIQKKFPQWTREQQLKGGISAYNAGPKNVQSYERMDIGTTKNDYANDVVARAKFYKRNGY, encoded by the exons ATGATATTGTTTCACATGGCTTACTCGGCAAAATCCGTTCTGCATAAATTCAACTTCCTGTTTCCTCACTGTAACTTCCAACCCCTGAAGAGA GAAACCCAGGAGCAGAAAAGCGCAGATCATCAAGCAACCATGTCAG ACCCTTCTGAACACTACGGTAAATTAATGGATGTCGATACAACTGGGGCTTCCATTGAAACTGGAAAACAAGAAGGTCTAAGCTATGGAG GAGTGACTGCTTCAGAAAAGATTGCTGAAAGAGATTTAAAGAATCTGCAAAAATATGAAACCAAGATTAAGAACGTTGGTAAAAAACTGGGTGTAGATCCAGCTCTGATTGCTGCTATCATCTCCCGAGAGTCTCATGGTGGAATAGTCCTGAAGGACGGCTGGGGTGACGGAGGAAATGGATTTGGTTTAATGCAG GTTGATAAACGACACCATGAAATTGTTGGTACGTGGGACAGTGAAGAGCATATTACGCAAGGTACAGAGATTTTGTGTGGGATGATAAAAGACATCCAGAAGAAATTCCCACAATGGACAAGAGAACAACAGCTAAAAG gtGGGATTTCTGCCTATAATGCAGGGCCTAAGAACGTACAGAGCTATGAGAGAATGGACATTGGCACAACTAAGAATGACTATGCCAATGACGTTGTTGCAAGAGCCAAATTTTATAAGAGAAATGGATACTGA
- the LOC102564652 gene encoding lysozyme g isoform X6: protein MSDPSEHYGKLMDVDTTGASIETGKQEGLSYGGVTASEKIAERDLKNLQKYETKIKNVGKKLGVDPALIAAIISRESHGGIVLKDGWGDGGNGFGLMQVDKRHHEIVGTWDSEEHITQGTEILCGMIKDIQKKFPQWTREQQLKGGISAYNAGPKNVQSYERMDIGTTKNDYANDVVARAKFYKRNGY from the exons ATGTCAG ACCCTTCTGAACACTACGGTAAATTAATGGATGTCGATACAACTGGGGCTTCCATTGAAACTGGAAAACAAGAAGGTCTAAGCTATGGAG GAGTGACTGCTTCAGAAAAGATTGCTGAAAGAGATTTAAAGAATCTGCAAAAATATGAAACCAAGATTAAGAACGTTGGTAAAAAACTGGGTGTAGATCCAGCTCTGATTGCTGCTATCATCTCCCGAGAGTCTCATGGTGGAATAGTCCTGAAGGACGGCTGGGGTGACGGAGGAAATGGATTTGGTTTAATGCAG GTTGATAAACGACACCATGAAATTGTTGGTACGTGGGACAGTGAAGAGCATATTACGCAAGGTACAGAGATTTTGTGTGGGATGATAAAAGACATCCAGAAGAAATTCCCACAATGGACAAGAGAACAACAGCTAAAAG gtGGGATTTCTGCCTATAATGCAGGGCCTAAGAACGTACAGAGCTATGAGAGAATGGACATTGGCACAACTAAGAATGACTATGCCAATGACGTTGTTGCAAGAGCCAAATTTTATAAGAGAAATGGATACTGA
- the LOC102564652 gene encoding lysozyme g isoform X4, which yields MSRTWYLEETQEQKSADHQATMSDPSEHYGKLMDVDTTGASIETGKQEGLSYGGVTASEKIAERDLKNLQKYETKIKNVGKKLGVDPALIAAIISRESHGGIVLKDGWGDGGNGFGLMQVDKRHHEIVGTWDSEEHITQGTEILCGMIKDIQKKFPQWTREQQLKGGISAYNAGPKNVQSYERMDIGTTKNDYANDVVARAKFYKRNGY from the exons GAAACCCAGGAGCAGAAAAGCGCAGATCATCAAGCAACCATGTCAG ACCCTTCTGAACACTACGGTAAATTAATGGATGTCGATACAACTGGGGCTTCCATTGAAACTGGAAAACAAGAAGGTCTAAGCTATGGAG GAGTGACTGCTTCAGAAAAGATTGCTGAAAGAGATTTAAAGAATCTGCAAAAATATGAAACCAAGATTAAGAACGTTGGTAAAAAACTGGGTGTAGATCCAGCTCTGATTGCTGCTATCATCTCCCGAGAGTCTCATGGTGGAATAGTCCTGAAGGACGGCTGGGGTGACGGAGGAAATGGATTTGGTTTAATGCAG GTTGATAAACGACACCATGAAATTGTTGGTACGTGGGACAGTGAAGAGCATATTACGCAAGGTACAGAGATTTTGTGTGGGATGATAAAAGACATCCAGAAGAAATTCCCACAATGGACAAGAGAACAACAGCTAAAAG gtGGGATTTCTGCCTATAATGCAGGGCCTAAGAACGTACAGAGCTATGAGAGAATGGACATTGGCACAACTAAGAATGACTATGCCAATGACGTTGTTGCAAGAGCCAAATTTTATAAGAGAAATGGATACTGA
- the LOC102564652 gene encoding lysozyme g isoform X5, protein MQETQEQKSADHQATMSDPSEHYGKLMDVDTTGASIETGKQEGLSYGGVTASEKIAERDLKNLQKYETKIKNVGKKLGVDPALIAAIISRESHGGIVLKDGWGDGGNGFGLMQVDKRHHEIVGTWDSEEHITQGTEILCGMIKDIQKKFPQWTREQQLKGGISAYNAGPKNVQSYERMDIGTTKNDYANDVVARAKFYKRNGY, encoded by the exons GAAACCCAGGAGCAGAAAAGCGCAGATCATCAAGCAACCATGTCAG ACCCTTCTGAACACTACGGTAAATTAATGGATGTCGATACAACTGGGGCTTCCATTGAAACTGGAAAACAAGAAGGTCTAAGCTATGGAG GAGTGACTGCTTCAGAAAAGATTGCTGAAAGAGATTTAAAGAATCTGCAAAAATATGAAACCAAGATTAAGAACGTTGGTAAAAAACTGGGTGTAGATCCAGCTCTGATTGCTGCTATCATCTCCCGAGAGTCTCATGGTGGAATAGTCCTGAAGGACGGCTGGGGTGACGGAGGAAATGGATTTGGTTTAATGCAG GTTGATAAACGACACCATGAAATTGTTGGTACGTGGGACAGTGAAGAGCATATTACGCAAGGTACAGAGATTTTGTGTGGGATGATAAAAGACATCCAGAAGAAATTCCCACAATGGACAAGAGAACAACAGCTAAAAG gtGGGATTTCTGCCTATAATGCAGGGCCTAAGAACGTACAGAGCTATGAGAGAATGGACATTGGCACAACTAAGAATGACTATGCCAATGACGTTGTTGCAAGAGCCAAATTTTATAAGAGAAATGGATACTGA
- the LOC102564652 gene encoding lysozyme g isoform X3, which produces MWPGTQPGSLKSSSLQETQEQKSADHQATMSDPSEHYGKLMDVDTTGASIETGKQEGLSYGGVTASEKIAERDLKNLQKYETKIKNVGKKLGVDPALIAAIISRESHGGIVLKDGWGDGGNGFGLMQVDKRHHEIVGTWDSEEHITQGTEILCGMIKDIQKKFPQWTREQQLKGGISAYNAGPKNVQSYERMDIGTTKNDYANDVVARAKFYKRNGY; this is translated from the exons GAAACCCAGGAGCAGAAAAGCGCAGATCATCAAGCAACCATGTCAG ACCCTTCTGAACACTACGGTAAATTAATGGATGTCGATACAACTGGGGCTTCCATTGAAACTGGAAAACAAGAAGGTCTAAGCTATGGAG GAGTGACTGCTTCAGAAAAGATTGCTGAAAGAGATTTAAAGAATCTGCAAAAATATGAAACCAAGATTAAGAACGTTGGTAAAAAACTGGGTGTAGATCCAGCTCTGATTGCTGCTATCATCTCCCGAGAGTCTCATGGTGGAATAGTCCTGAAGGACGGCTGGGGTGACGGAGGAAATGGATTTGGTTTAATGCAG GTTGATAAACGACACCATGAAATTGTTGGTACGTGGGACAGTGAAGAGCATATTACGCAAGGTACAGAGATTTTGTGTGGGATGATAAAAGACATCCAGAAGAAATTCCCACAATGGACAAGAGAACAACAGCTAAAAG gtGGGATTTCTGCCTATAATGCAGGGCCTAAGAACGTACAGAGCTATGAGAGAATGGACATTGGCACAACTAAGAATGACTATGCCAATGACGTTGTTGCAAGAGCCAAATTTTATAAGAGAAATGGATACTGA